One window from the genome of [Clostridium] celerecrescens 18A encodes:
- the hisG gene encoding ATP phosphoribosyltransferase codes for MRYLTFALAKGRLAKQSLEMFEKIGITCEEMKDKDSRKLIFTNEELGIRFFLAKASDVPTYVEYGAADLGIVGKDTILEEGRKLYEVMNLGIGTCRMCVCGPPSAGELLKHHERIRVATKYPAIAKDYFYNKKHQTVEIIKLNGSIELAPIVGLSEVIVDIVETGATLKENGLAVLEEICPLSARMVVNQVSMKRENDRITKLIHDLRTLLQEENR; via the coding sequence ATGAGATATCTGACTTTTGCCCTGGCAAAGGGGCGGCTTGCAAAACAGTCACTTGAAATGTTTGAAAAAATCGGGATCACCTGTGAAGAAATGAAGGATAAAGATTCCCGGAAGCTGATTTTCACCAACGAGGAGCTGGGAATTCGGTTCTTTCTTGCGAAGGCCAGTGATGTGCCTACCTACGTAGAGTATGGGGCGGCTGACCTTGGCATAGTGGGAAAGGATACCATTTTAGAAGAAGGAAGAAAGCTTTATGAGGTCATGAACCTGGGGATTGGAACCTGCAGAATGTGTGTCTGCGGCCCGCCATCGGCAGGAGAGCTTTTAAAGCATCATGAAAGGATTCGTGTAGCCACCAAATATCCGGCGATTGCCAAGGACTATTTTTACAATAAAAAACATCAGACTGTTGAAATCATAAAGCTTAACGGCTCCATTGAGCTGGCGCCTATTGTAGGGCTTTCCGAGGTTATAGTGGACATTGTGGAAACAGGTGCCACCCTTAAGGAAAACGGGCTTGCGGTATTGGAGGAAATCTGCCCCTTATCCGCCCGTATGGTGGTCAATCAGGTAAGTATGAAACGGGAGAATGACAGGATAACAAAGCTGATCCATGATCTGCGTACCTTGCTGCAGGAGGAAAACCGATGA
- the hisZ gene encoding ATP phosphoribosyltransferase regulatory subunit, translating to MANKLLHTPDGVRDIYGVECTRKAAVQEKMLKVFHLCGYQDIETPTFEFFDIFNESRGSVKAKEMFKFFDRDNQTLVLRPDETPAIARCAAKYFLDEDMPIRLCYIERTFINNSSYQGRLKEASQTGVEFIGDDSPDADAEILAMVIRALKAAGLTEFQVELGEVDFFKGLMEEAGMDEDMEEALRELIENKNYFGVEELVMAQPIKAELKQVFLKLPELFGSLDQIQAARELTSNPRALKAIERLEEVSRILECYGLSDYVSYDLGMLSQYQYYTGIIFKAYTYGTGDYVVNGGRYDKLLEQFGKNAPAVGFGISVDELLLALSRQKIEMKVDLVNTMILYEKEAREHAIRLSSHFRESGMAVQLQRKDPARSLEDYQAYARRRDLNNLLYLDQSGFSVKVMNLILDRTDEIPLSEYLK from the coding sequence ATGGCAAATAAACTGTTACATACGCCGGATGGAGTCCGGGATATCTATGGAGTAGAGTGTACGAGAAAGGCTGCTGTACAGGAGAAGATGTTAAAGGTTTTCCATCTGTGCGGATATCAGGACATTGAAACTCCCACCTTCGAATTTTTTGATATTTTCAACGAGTCCCGGGGAAGTGTCAAGGCAAAGGAGATGTTTAAGTTTTTTGACAGGGATAACCAAACCTTGGTGCTGCGTCCGGATGAAACGCCTGCCATAGCCAGATGTGCGGCCAAATATTTTCTGGATGAGGATATGCCCATCCGTCTTTGTTATATCGAGAGAACCTTTATCAATAATTCCAGCTATCAGGGCCGGCTTAAGGAAGCCAGCCAGACAGGAGTGGAGTTTATCGGAGACGATTCTCCGGATGCAGATGCAGAAATTCTTGCGATGGTAATCAGGGCCTTAAAGGCAGCAGGATTAACGGAATTCCAGGTGGAATTAGGTGAAGTGGATTTCTTTAAAGGATTGATGGAAGAAGCCGGCATGGATGAGGATATGGAAGAGGCCTTAAGAGAGCTTATTGAAAATAAGAATTATTTTGGTGTAGAAGAACTGGTGATGGCACAGCCTATTAAAGCGGAGTTAAAACAGGTATTTTTAAAGCTTCCGGAACTGTTTGGATCCCTTGATCAGATCCAGGCTGCCAGGGAACTGACCTCCAATCCACGGGCGCTAAAGGCGATTGAACGCTTGGAAGAGGTAAGCCGGATTCTTGAATGTTATGGGCTTTCTGATTACGTTTCCTATGACCTCGGCATGCTGAGTCAGTATCAGTATTACACCGGCATTATTTTTAAGGCTTATACCTACGGGACCGGGGATTACGTAGTGAATGGCGGAAGATACGATAAGCTTTTGGAACAGTTTGGTAAAAATGCTCCTGCCGTGGGATTCGGAATCTCGGTGGATGAGCTTTTACTGGCCCTTTCCCGGCAGAAGATCGAGATGAAGGTTGATCTGGTGAACACCATGATCCTTTATGAGAAAGAAGCCAGGGAACATGCAATCCGTCTTTCCAGCCATTTCCGGGAGTCCGGCATGGCGGTTCAGCTTCAGCGGAAGGATCCGGCCCGTTCCCTTGAGGACTATCAGGCTTATGCAAGGCGCCGGGATTTAAATAATCTGCTGTATCTGGACCAAAGCGGGTTTTCCGTAAAGGTCATGAACCTTATTCTGGACCGTACAGATGAGATACCTCTGTCGGAATATTTAAAATAA
- a CDS encoding Holliday junction resolvase RecU yields MGTWNTRGLRGSALEDLINRSNDSYREKGLALIQKIPTPITPISIDKESRHITLAYFDQKSTVDYIGAVQGIPVCFDAKECSAGTFPLQNIHPHQVAFMEEFESQGGIAFIILSYTQKDEIYYLPFDQLKRFWKRMEEGGRKSFTYEEVDKTWRIRRLRDIFVHYLELIQKDLDRRD; encoded by the coding sequence ATGGGAACCTGGAATACAAGAGGGTTAAGAGGTTCAGCTCTTGAAGATCTGATTAACCGAAGCAATGACAGCTACCGGGAAAAAGGGTTGGCTTTGATCCAGAAGATACCGACGCCGATCACCCCGATTTCCATTGATAAGGAAAGCCGCCACATCACCCTGGCCTATTTCGACCAGAAAAGTACAGTGGATTATATCGGGGCTGTTCAGGGGATTCCGGTATGCTTTGATGCCAAGGAATGTTCGGCTGGCACATTTCCCCTTCAAAACATCCATCCTCATCAAGTTGCTTTTATGGAAGAGTTTGAAAGTCAGGGAGGAATTGCTTTTATCATTTTATCCTATACTCAGAAGGATGAGATCTATTATCTCCCATTTGACCAGCTGAAACGGTTCTGGAAACGAATGGAAGAGGGCGGGCGGAAAAGCTTTACCTATGAAGAGGTGGATAAGACCTGGCGGATACGGAGGTTACGGGATATTTTCGTCCACTACCTGGAACTGATTCAGAAAGATTTGGATAGAAGAGATTGA
- a CDS encoding RluA family pseudouridine synthase, translating into MQSLIVSKNEAGQRLDKLLSKYLNLAEKSFLYKMMRKKNITLNGRKCEGSEKLAEGDEVKLFLSDETIEKFSQVKLQEVKKVSLNIIYEDEHILLVNKPAGMLSQKAKESDESMVEYMIDYLVSSGQLSKDQLRSFRPSVCNRLDRNTSGLVVGGKSLPGLQLMSASFKDRSIHKYYQCVVKGQISDKQVITGYLTKSEATNQVTVYKQEVPGCAPIVTEYEPVKWQEGYTLLKVTLITGRTHQIRAHLSSIGHPIVGDYKYGDSRVNEEAKKLYHIQSQLLHSYQVTFPKLPEPLAYLSGRTFYAPLPKTFSKICREWR; encoded by the coding sequence ATGCAGTCATTGATTGTATCGAAAAATGAAGCAGGGCAGCGCCTTGATAAGCTGCTTTCCAAATATTTAAACCTTGCAGAAAAGAGCTTTCTCTATAAGATGATGAGAAAGAAGAACATCACCTTAAACGGCAGGAAATGTGAAGGCTCGGAAAAGCTTGCAGAAGGAGATGAGGTCAAACTTTTTCTCTCTGATGAAACCATTGAAAAGTTTTCCCAGGTAAAGCTTCAGGAGGTAAAAAAAGTATCATTAAACATTATTTATGAGGATGAGCACATACTTTTGGTAAATAAGCCTGCAGGCATGCTCTCCCAGAAAGCTAAAGAGTCGGATGAATCCATGGTGGAATACATGATCGATTATCTGGTTTCGAGCGGACAGCTATCCAAAGATCAGTTAAGGAGCTTTCGGCCTTCCGTGTGCAACCGTCTGGACCGGAACACCAGCGGCCTGGTGGTGGGAGGAAAGTCGCTCCCAGGCCTTCAGCTCATGTCAGCATCCTTTAAGGACAGGAGCATCCACAAGTATTATCAGTGCGTGGTAAAGGGGCAGATTTCAGATAAACAGGTGATCACAGGCTATCTGACCAAGTCGGAAGCAACCAATCAGGTGACAGTCTATAAGCAGGAGGTTCCCGGATGCGCTCCGATAGTTACGGAATATGAGCCGGTAAAGTGGCAGGAAGGATACACTCTCCTTAAGGTCACTCTGATTACAGGACGTACCCATCAGATCCGTGCTCATTTATCCTCCATTGGACACCCGATCGTAGGAGACTATAAATATGGGGACAGCAGGGTTAACGAGGAAGCAAAAAAGCTTTATCACATTCAATCCCAGCTCCTACACTCTTATCAGGTGACATTCCCTAAACTGCCGGAGCCGCTTGCCTACTTATCTGGCCGCACCTTTTATGCGCCTTTACCAAAGACCTTTTCCAAGATATGCAGGGAATGGAGATAG
- a CDS encoding O-linked GlcNAc transferase-like protein: MKRYRKGQYGYRNYHKRTELGKVLAGAALILIQLLARTMADSSSFKNILTVTAILSVLPMANWASPLLASWKYKTLNQELYKKACSHEGKSRMLYDLIITSRDAVMPVDVAAVHPTGIYAYCSARKQDTGKAECFFKDMFLSHQVKLDIRLILDEEEFFNCLSNLRPEAEYKDDGSVERGVTLLKSLSM, encoded by the coding sequence GTGAAACGATACAGGAAGGGACAGTACGGTTACCGTAATTATCATAAAAGAACAGAATTAGGGAAAGTCCTTGCCGGGGCGGCCCTGATACTCATACAGCTATTGGCCCGTACAATGGCAGACAGCTCATCCTTTAAAAATATCCTGACGGTTACAGCCATTCTATCCGTCCTTCCGATGGCCAATTGGGCATCCCCCCTTTTGGCCTCATGGAAATACAAAACGCTGAACCAGGAACTCTATAAAAAAGCATGTTCCCATGAAGGAAAAAGCAGAATGCTTTACGATCTGATCATCACCTCAAGGGATGCGGTCATGCCGGTGGATGTGGCTGCGGTTCATCCAACCGGCATCTATGCTTACTGTTCAGCCAGAAAACAGGACACAGGAAAAGCAGAGTGTTTTTTTAAGGATATGTTCCTCAGCCATCAGGTAAAGCTGGATATAAGGCTCATTCTGGATGAAGAGGAATTTTTCAATTGCCTTTCCAATCTGAGACCGGAAGCAGAGTACAAGGATGACGGCAGCGTGGAGCGTGGTGTTACGTTGTTAAAAAGCTTATCCATGTAA
- a CDS encoding SDR family NAD(P)-dependent oxidoreductase has product MKIAIVTGASSGMGREFIMQIADRFNGIGEIWAIARREDRLEELSPHVPVKVRTFAIDLTDKSKLMSLEDILAKEKPEVKWLINAAGYGKIGAVGSINIGDEMGMVELNCEALCAVTHMVLPYMSKNSRIIQFSSAASFLPQPGFAIYAATKSFVLSYSRALNEELKQKGIYVTAVCPGPVKTEFFDIAETTGKIPLYKRIVMADPKKVVRIALRDSMMGRPVSVYGTTMKSFRLMCNTIPHSVIFRIMKGLMKTI; this is encoded by the coding sequence ATGAAGATTGCCATTGTAACAGGTGCGTCTTCCGGCATGGGAAGAGAATTTATCATGCAGATTGCTGACCGTTTTAATGGGATTGGGGAAATATGGGCCATCGCCAGAAGGGAAGACCGGCTGGAAGAGCTGTCCCCTCATGTTCCGGTTAAGGTCCGGACCTTTGCCATTGACCTGACGGATAAAAGCAAACTGATGAGCTTAGAGGATATCCTGGCGAAAGAAAAGCCAGAGGTAAAGTGGTTAATCAACGCGGCAGGTTATGGAAAAATCGGCGCCGTGGGGAGCATAAATATAGGGGATGAGATGGGCATGGTGGAATTAAACTGCGAAGCCCTTTGTGCTGTGACTCATATGGTCCTTCCCTATATGTCAAAGAACAGCCGCATCATACAGTTTTCCTCTGCTGCTTCCTTTCTGCCCCAACCCGGATTTGCCATTTATGCGGCTACAAAATCCTTTGTGTTAAGTTACAGCAGGGCGCTGAATGAAGAATTGAAGCAAAAGGGAATTTATGTGACGGCGGTATGCCCGGGACCAGTGAAAACCGAATTTTTCGATATTGCGGAAACCACAGGAAAGATCCCTCTTTATAAGAGGATCGTCATGGCTGATCCCAAGAAAGTGGTGCGCATTGCTTTGCGGGACAGCATGATGGGGCGTCCGGTTTCTGTATATGGAACCACCATGAAGTCTTTCCGGCTTATGTGCAACACAATTCCACACTCCGTGATCTTTCGTATTATGAAGGGACTTATGAAGACTATTTAA